The Alnus glutinosa chromosome 8, dhAlnGlut1.1, whole genome shotgun sequence DNA segment cttcccaaccaagtctcctacttgaatgggcctttgatggattcttttaccttaaggccgacccctaagatagaattcacacgaacaaagagcATACACTGGCAACGGTtagagagctagcgaatcttcaattctccctaaacaccctctctaagcactatgaaattctatactgaattcttacaaataacaagcctatagccatctatttataggcttatagaaaacctaattctgctcaAAATCAGACTTTGGTGAgttggcgttcggacggtcttcaACGACCACTTTTCTATAATAGAATGATTGTTCCCACAATAGGACCACGTCCGgccggcttggccgagcgtccggacggtcttcgttGTCACTCATTTTAACTTTCGTAAAGGAAACccgaaatattctggaatgctgggtagcgtccggacgtgttgccacgttgtccggacgtcttgaGAAACTTCCCGAACAGtatcgactgaaatccaacttcgtgtAGAACTTGGAGTAGCTtaacctagcgtccggacggcgttgctttgacgtccggacgtcttcaacactGAAGATTCTAGACACTGCgagacgtccggacatcttcaacgctgaagcttctagacactgcgaggagtccggatgccttcaaaggcccgttcgGACAGTTGCACATGAATCGGTtgatctgacttggaaattgcatgaaaTCTTCATAGACATCTTCTTGAAGACACTGAATAAAACCGATAAACCAGTTTAAaatgcaaccgttacataaagtgtttttgtcaaccagaatgtttcCAACGTAAAATACTAacattctctttctctctgtctctctatgTCCCTCAACCTatgaacaaaaaagaagaagaagaactctcttcctctcttgACCAGCATTTTGTTTagcaaagaaaatagaagaaaactctctctgtatctctttcTTTTGGCCAGTATGAGTTTCAACAACTCATCTTCTTCCTAAAAACTTGAAACAAGAAACAAACTCTCTGTCCCTCTCGGCCGGTTAGTGTGCATCAAATCATTCTCTCTATCTTGGTCGGTTATGATTTTATGAGCTggagtcatttttaaaatatctcaaatatcatctttgtgatatatttggtaagtttctcTAAGCTTTGGtttagtttttataattttaacgTTAACTGCATGAGTTGTTGTCAATTTGGATTAGCTTTGAAGCCCAGTTCccctattttgatatattttccCTGTTTTTGGCCGTATGGTGTTTGGCCATGTGATGTTTTGATTGGGTTCAATTGTTGATCATTTGAGTTGAGATtgagttttcaaaattaattaaatagtgatttttggGTTAATGGCCGAACGTGGGTTTTGAATAGATGATTTTATGCTTGTTAATGCTGAGTGGACTTTGATTCGCAATAGGGACCAATTATGGTGAAAATTTGGTTACAAGGTTTTGGGaagaaaaattgatatttttaaatggTTCTTTTGACGAAAAAGGGTTGAGTattattggatgagttttatgatttatgggaaaatatatatatatatgggtatttGTTATTGGATATTAATATGTGAGGTTTAAACATATTATGTTAAGtttccttaaaattaaaagtatatCTATTGCGATTGGTTCCTTTAGTTAAAATCAAAGCGATAGTATTGAGTTCCTTAAAACTCATGATAATGGAAGTGAATGATaagataattgtttttatacATAGGATTCCTGTTTAGGCATGACCTTCATGAGTGACGATGTTAACATCCTATGCatataaatgtatttattgCAAATGATGAGCTGAGAGATTGTActaaagggctgtaagtataaaatatTTACTGAGAGTGATGCTGATTTCTATAATATCATGTTACGGGTTTATTTAATTGAATGTGCGTGAATggaactttgcatatttttactGTTgtgactaaattaattaataacaaaaCTAGTAAGCAGCAGGCCTGGTAGCAAGAACAAAGGCCACTAGTGGGAGCGAAGGTCCCGTGaaagatttaatgatttatgaACCAAGTGTGCAGAAGGCCACTGCCAGAAACCAATAAGCTTTATAGTTGAAGGAGCACAAGGCTCCAAGGATAACTGTTAACATTGGATTTATATGtcaattccttagcattgttaatTGTTTGTTTTGTGTGGTTTCAATATTTGTAGGTTTTatataaacatgcaattaattccattgattttgggcttaaagcacactttgagaagacctagaagatatggttaagcttaaccaatcataatagaagacctatataatatggttaagtttaatcaaatcaaggaaatgattaaatcagaatttcttcaattggagtcaaaatcggattggattcaaatgtGGATTCTGTACACGTCTCAGTactttgatcataactttctgttcaAGTCTcagattgcaataaaattggtggcattggaaagctacTAAAAATTGAAACACATATTTTAGAAATAGGTGTTTCTTATTTCTAATGTTTACTATGCCGAAATCATCCTTaaataaaagactgcaaatctggaagaatttggaatcattttcctacatggattgaattttcaatctcctacttgaagagtctaagtttcgatttttcttggatttctagggcttttaggcctTTCCTAGTCtttataaatagacccctaagcttcaagagaatgtgtgcttatctttagacagaaaattcttctcgaaGGCTTGACAaattgaagaggagaagaacatggaaGGAGGCCAttccagcaccacgatgagcggctagtATTGAGTTCCTTAAAACTCATGATAATGGAAAtgaatgattttataaataaaaagataattgtttttatacataggattcatgtttaggcatgaccTTCATGAGtgttaggttgtgattggctacattctatttggacaaaatcacttgtatgtaaagatgctttgtaacagggattctgctattcagaagtgttccaaaAGTTTCTGCACTAATTGCAAGTCAGAAAAgccggttccctgccagccgttcggacgatgtgtcataccgtccCGATACTCgacagactaaagcatcatccgtttggacgacgtggatttccatcCAGACGCTCCTCTGTATTGAGacgcttctgttccagcttgcatccatccggacgtcttagCAGCCCGTCTGGATGCCTCTtagtattcgaccaagcttcagattctttccaaaatcaaatatggaaagattgctgcaaccgtccggacgacgtggatttccgtcgggaagcgcttctccttaaggcaagtttgcaattcaaattcaaccgtccggacgctagtctACCATGGTCTGGATgtgcgttcaacagatatggaaattgtgtgtagaAGATCAATCGTCCGAACGGCCATCCCtctggtccggatgcgcgaagccttaataaggaaattacttgcaacggacgtgcgaccgtccagacgcggctctcaaacaggaaagattttcagtgaaattctcagaaattctggtcgcacagttgtccgtctggacagcccatgtccaccatcTGGACGGAGCCCGTATTTATCAAAgaagtcgcccatttgaaccctcagcctataaatagaggtccctaggcttgagaactgcaagaattcggtattgaattccattagagcttagagagttattttgtgaggatATTGAGCTGATCTGATCTCTCTGAATCTGTTGCTGTGCAtgctgttgttgcgcttaaactgaagtctatcttaggggttggccctaaggtaaaggattccaatgaagaccccttcaggtaggagacctggttgggaggcgttcatgttgggttacacgttaaagagcaaggtacgaccactacatcaggggtatgtgagtgttactatcttgtatctagtcttatcttctgaatagtggatatcctaggtttggctgccccggagtggtttttctcatcttgagtttccacttcgttaacaaaaattcttgtgttattttcgcattattttgttaacactttctgcacacacacacttgcttttattttagaagtcaattccatttttcaattggtatcagagcttggtacactctggttagattcatttcttgagtgttattttttacttctatcatgtctaatttgagtatggataaagttgcttctatttctcatgatatgtctattcatagaaccatgttcattaagcctatcatgtctcataatcatactcaatctatttgtGGGGTTAAAGGGGAAAAtcagtctatacctacatgtcaccactgtggtgttactggtcatattcgcccaaattgtttccagattaggtctcaaaaaccttggaacaaaactcttgtccctagaaaagatgaaccaggctttgaagaacaagttaaaatgttaagtgatcaagttaagctcattagtgagaagttagcatacctcacccctaatgagcaaagatctgtcgtggtcaataatcataagaaagcttCGAAACAAGTCtaggtcaaaaaggaagataatagTCATTGTaaaaggaatcatcgacattccaggcctcggaacatctcaggGAGCTTTGTATGTagaggggctcaaggcaaatctcctcagcatcagccaattttgtgacaatgatttggtggtgcaattctccaagaaggaatgaaatatattttacaatagtggcaaatggcttatgggggTGAAAGAATTGCTGACAActgctatggtcttcctggtctcactacagatcctcagattttctgcaataaggcaaccatagatgacagtgaactgtggcatcaaaggttagggcatctgAATTTCTTCgatatgttaaaaattgcaggcaaagacattgttaaagatctgcccaaaatggagaagactgggaaaggaatctgtggttcttgccagctagggaaacagactcgagcagcccataaaaagacctcaggtattcaaacttccagaaatttagaattactgcacatggatctcatgggtcccactagaactggtagtctaggtgggaaaagatatattctggttattgtggatgatttctctcgatatacttgggctattcctcttcgggaaaaatctgatgcttttgatgcagctcagcatttattcaagaagattcaggttgagcaaaattgccagattatgagaatccgcagtgatcatggaagagaattcaaaaattccaagttcgaaaAATTATGTCTCTCATacggaatcaagcaggaattttcttctcctatcactcctcagcaaaatggagttgttgaaagaaagaacagggttattcaggagatggctcgtgtgatgatacACTAAAGGAATCTTGCTgaacacttctggggagaagcaaTAAACACTGAGTGCCATATtatcaacagggtctacctgaggcctgaaacaaacaagactccctatgaaatttggcgaggtaaaaagcccacagtaaagtacttcaaaacttttggaagtaaatgctatatccttcgtgacagggagaatcttgggaagtTTGATTCCAAGAGTGACGAAGGTATATTCTTAGGGTACTTCACAAATAGTCGTGCTTACAGggtcttcaataaaagaacatagactgtgatggaatctataaacgttgttattgatgatgaagaagttgagagacCAAGCAGCAGGGAAGAAAATCAGATCGATTCAATTGATCAGTCAGCAACTCCAATTGATATTATTAAGGCTTCTCCAAATAAGTCTCCAGATAACTCTCCTTCTTCTCCCACAACTTCAGATACCACTCCCATTACTttcgaagatgaggatactcctactaatcctcctaagcgatcatgggtgaagaacaatcatcctcctcagcagcttcttggaaccatagatgaagggcgttagctaagaaacagagtcattcagcctaccagtgagatagctaatcaagtctcctacaacTGTTACCTTGCTCaaacagaacccaagaaagttgatgaagccctcaggatgaaggctgggtatctgccatgcatgatgagctccatcaattcaccatAAATGAcgtttggaccttggttccccatCCTGTAGAACagaatatcattggtaccaagtggatattcaagaataaaacagatgagcatggtactatGGTTTGgaataaagcccgtcttgttgccCAAGGATATACTCAGATGGAGGGAGTAGACTTCGATGAAACTTTTGCCCCAGTTACCAGGTTAGagtccatcagaattcttctctccattgcttgccatcttggtttcaagctgtttcagatggatgtaaagagtgcatttctgaacggtgttcttcaagaagaagtttatgtagaacagctgaagggttttcaagatcctcatcatccccatcatgtgtacaagctgaaaaaggctttatatgggcttaagcaggctcctcgggcatggtatgagcgcCTTACCACTTATCTCATGGCTAAGGGAttcacaaggggacaagctgatcgaaccctgttcatcagaaatcaaggtattgacaaactcattgctcaaatctatgtggatgacatcatttttggagctaccttagactctcttgcccatgagttttctgaaaaaatgaaCCAgaaatttgagatgagcatgattggtgagctgaactattttcttggtcttcaagtcaagcaaactacgGAAGGTATCTTCATTTCtcagtccaagtatgctaaggatctggtcaaacgatttggtttggatggaaagagtcgtgcccgAACTCCTATGagcagtgtcaagattagtagtgatcttCCAGGAAAATCcgttgatccatccctttacaggagtatgatagggagtctcttatatcttacagccagccgaccagacattgccgTCAGTGTGGGATtttgtgctcgctttcaagCAAACCCaaaggaatctcatctcactgcagtcaagcgtatcatcaggtatgtcaaTGATACCATTTtctatggcatttggtattctagagaaacaaatcttgttgttgcaggatactctgatgcagactgggctggaaatgTTGAGGATAAAAAGAGTACCTCATGAAGATGTTTCTATGAgggaaacaatcttgtagcttggatgagcaagaaacaagcctctacatctctctccactgctgaggctgtaTATATTGCAGCGGGCAGCTGTTGCACGCAATTATTATGGACGAACACACTACTAggcgactacggattctctcaagatactatgattatcaactatgataatactagtgctatcaacatctccaagaatctagttcagcactctcggaccaagcacgtCGATACCAAACATCACttcttgcgtgatcttgtggaatctgaggtagtttctctctctttcatccccGCTGAAAAcaaattggctgacattcttaccaaacctttagatggtagcaggtttgagtccctctggaaagccattggtatttgtgccatgtcctagacatgcatttccatgctaggatgagtttttatttttttttggtcttgtcctttgatagcatgatgttgttgttgtaaaaaaataaaaaataaattaaaatatttgtagcaggttggtcccttctaaggtatgtcagctatctcatgtattttaCTTGGGTTattagttcattatgcattgatgatttattcttacatatggttgagaacataagtctgacatatgcaaagttttcatGCTCACCTGCAATgattgatagcttctttcctcatgcgatgaaaatgtgcactatccaaaactctcctaaaggtacatctttccttctctgactttttgtttctagagattctggataagagaagaagtttttgataagatgtccaaattgacctcatgctagttgaacctagaacctaaaaactctagcattctctctaggttgtagcactaTAAGGATCAAGCAGTGAAACATATGATTTCTACTCTTTATTTGTATAATCACTGGTTACGTGCTGAACTTGcattatgccttgccctctatgtgcaagtaaaaaatttaccttgtccttcatggtacaagtaaaacaaattgTGTGCTGCaccttagggggagtgtatcagatgagggtgactaggccctagtaagttataaggtttgacttttgacttatctttcactgattttctctcttgtctagaaaatctgatTGCTATTTGTCAaatcattgaaagtcataccttatgggcaaagtcttcacacacccacacattgcatgagctgAGAAAGCTATTTTCATTACTATGCTTGCAGGGGAATCTTTGTCTATCTTATCCTTGTCTATCggctatatgtttgcataattttcACATGTAGGGCTGAAAAGGcggttacggttagcggttttcGGGCAAAACCGCTAACCATAACTGGCTGTGCGGTTAGCAAAAATcgctaaccgcctccgccaacCGGTAACCGGGAACTgcattcttcattttttattttctttttctttttctttttcttttttagctatTGGACCTGTTTtcttttgaacctttttttggCCTAGTTTCCTATTATGCAATTTGTTAAATTAGGCTATTCTGCAATTTAAAATTAAGCTACTTGTAGTAACAACATTTTTTATACTTGAAACATGACACCTGCTGAAAgatatttacaatacaaatctTATGTCTCATTTGAAATGGCAACAACATTCAAAGATAAACTCAGTCAATATCATCCATAGACGTTGCCAAGCATAATCAAATGGCTAAATCAGTGAACAACCACGATCTTCTTCCAATTAGAAACCAAATGCTTGCTAAATTGCAAGCAACTATGCGTTTACATaaaatccaaaattcaaaacacaagtgAATACACCATATTCAAAACACAAGTCAACTATCAACACACCTCTACattcacaacatcaaaaaatcaaaccatattcaaatatTCCATAGTCCACAAGTCAACACACCCACACTCACAACATGgtttgattcacaacatcaaaaatatcaaaccatattcaaatagtccatagtccatagtccagagtccacacacccacactcacaacatggtttgattcacaacatcaaaaaatcaaaccatattcaaatagtCCACaagtccacacacccacacccatcaATCATCAAAccatattaaaaaatcaaagttCAAACCATATCCAtagtccacacacccacactcaacataaaaaaatcttGTGGAAATAACAACATGACTTCCATTTGGTCTTCTAGCAAAATCCTGTGGagataacaacaataaatattataaacttaGCAAATTGACAAACTAAGCAATTGTattgtaatataaatataatgacaaGTCAAAAAATGATAACCTTTCTCTAGGAAAAAGATGTTTCAGTCGTCCTTGAATTTGAATGTTGATTCTGAGGCCCATCTACATTAGAAAAACTTTAagttaaacaaataaataaagagaagtaagtgaaatgaatttataaataactaattcataaaaatttacCAAGTTCATCATAGCTTTCCATAAAGTCCTGAAACACTTCCTTATAGATCATTGGGCGATTCTTTAACCAGTCTTGTGTGCAAATCAAGGACTCAACAGTAAGTGGAGACAATGAACTCCTAAAGGTATCCAATACACGTCCTCCGTTGCTAAAGGCGGACTCAGAGGCAACAGTAGAAATAGGGATGGCCAATACATCACGAGCTATCGCTGTGAGAGTAGGATATTTTGGTGCATTAACCTTCCACCAATTAAAGATGTCAAAATCTATAATAtttgcttcacacccatccaacaaaTATTGATCCACCTCCGACCTACATTCCAAGTCATTCTCTACGACAAGGTGTTGGGAAAACATATTCCTGTATAGTGTCTCTTTATCTTCACTACTACAAATAGGATTGACATCTGCTCTTCTTGTATCTTCAACAATATTAGATGACTCCCctactccccccccccccccatgaAACTTATTGTATTGCCCAATTAAACGATTCAGGAGGTCTCTCACTTTTGCCTCTATTTTATCTACCCACATAGGCCCATTGCATTTTCTCAACCAAAACACCAACGCCTTTATCTTGTTGCGTggatcaagaacaaaaccaacatACAACATCAAGTTCATCATATCCATAgtcccccaatacttttcatatttttgtttcacACTAAAACTCACAGAACTCAGGACCTGATCTTCACTGAGACAACCATCATTCAATGtattttgaataatacaaagttgcaaaaaatatgaattggaGGTGACATGAGTTGAACCAGAGAACTTCAATGTAGCTTTATAAAAAGTTTGCAAGAACGTTGCAAATGCCCTAGCATTTTCCCAATCAATAGGTTGAGGAACAACAAAATGATTATGCTCATCCTCCCCCAATAGGTCAAAAGCTCTTTGGTACTTCTCAGCAATGCTCAACATCAAATATGTAGAGTTCCATTTAGTTGGAACATCTAGACAAACcatgtttttacatttaattttttcccgCTCTATACAATCTTTAAACTTTGACATCCTCTCGGGTGAAGACCTCACATATCTCACTGCACTCCTTATATTAGTAACACAGTCACCTAAGTCTTTCAAGCCTTCATGCACAACAAGGTTTAAAATATGAGCAGCACAacgcatgtgaagaaattctCCTCCCAAAACAGTATGACTTTTGTTCTTCATCCTCTTTCTCATATACTCAACCCTCACATCATTGGATGAGGCATTATCGATTGTAATAGTGAACACACTATCAATCCCCCACTGGGTCAATGCACTCTCTATCATTCTTCCAATAGTTTCACCCCTATGATTGGGAATTTTGTTAAacttgagtatttttttatgaattgtcTAATCAGAGTCTATGAAGCTAGCAGTAACACAcatgtagtttatattttgtagggATGTCCATGTATCGGTAGTGATGCATACCCTTTTACCACTTAAAAAAGCCCTCAACCTAAGCTTTTCTTCTTAATACAGTTTCAAACAATCTTTTTGTAAAGTGATACGACATGGCACTttgaacctaggttcaattCCTTTTATCAATTCCCTAAACCCATCACTCTCCACATGCCTAAAAGGCAGCTcacttttgatgaaatactaaacaatcaaatttcttatattgtttgcatCATACTTCATGAATACAAGTTGGTTACCACTACCACCTTCTACCGGTTTCTTGAATGACATTTGCAACATTGTTTGGTTTTTAGGTAGTTTTGATTTCTTAAGAGGAAAGTTTGGGCAATTAGAGGTAAGGTGGTTCATTATGGCTGAAGTGCCATTTCTCTTATAATGACACCCTATTAACCTATTGCAATAATTGCACATAGCTTTAGGGTTTTCCTTATCGATCAgttccacttttttaaagtgacTCCACACAATGGATTGATTCACAGGTGGTTTTTTACATTATGACTGTTGGGAAGGTGCGGGGCTTTCAACATTTGCAGTGGAAGGTGTTTTAGAATTGTCATCTACCATAATAGGGGTGGTTACATCACTAAAAGTGTCTGCCATCTATTATtagataaacaataaaatttatttaacaaccaaaaggaaaatgaatCACTCAATCAcacctaaaaataaataaatctcatcTCAAATAAAAAGCTACAAAAAAATAgcgaatttaatcatttaaatttcaTCAAATAGAGTAAACCAATACAAACAAAACAGCATTAAAGCTGAAACAGAACAGGAAAACCACAAAACAGATAAACAAGGCTCTGTTACAGAACCCTCAAAACAGAGCACAAAAATCCTCCTTTATGAACCAAAACATAACGTAAAACAAAAATCTGCAtgtattcatcaaaaaaaaaaatttattattt contains these protein-coding regions:
- the LOC133876138 gene encoding zinc finger BED domain-containing protein RICESLEEPER 1-like, which encodes MIESALTQWGIDSVFTITIDNASSNDVRVEYMRKRMKNKSHTVLGGEFLHMRCAAHILNLVVHEGLKDLGDCVTNIRSAVRYVRSSPERMSKFKDCIEREKIKCKNMVCLDVPTKWNSTYLMLSIAEKYQRAFDLLGEDEHNHFVVPQPIDWENARAFATFLQTFYKATLKFSGSTHVTSNSYFLQLCIIQNTLNDGCLSEDQVLSSVSFSVKQKYEKYWGTMDMMNLMLYVGFVLDPRNKIKALVFWLRKCNGPMWVDKIEAKVRDLLNRLIGQYNKFHGGGGGVGESSNIVEDTRRADVNPICSSEDKETLYRNMFSQHLVVENDLECRSEVDQYLLDGCEANIIDFDIFNWWKVNAPKYPTLTAIARDVLAIPISTVASESAFSNGGRVLDTFRSSLSPLTVESLICTQDWLKNRPMIYKEVFQDFMESYDELAFNVTLGDEFEKEEASLEKEKFLAFVALHEENEDSQSYYFENNDEEDMQAAYQLQYVELLKLMEKYKQQVLELNSLRNEKTTMLIKINDLEDGLLETVAIRESL